The genomic region AATATATAATGAGAAGTTATGTTAATATTTAGTTTACAATTAGAATATAAGAAATTTAAAAATGAAATAAATTGTAAAAAATTTATCTCATATTGATTTTATTTTTTAAAATGTTTATTAAAAATAATATTTATTATACATTTTTTTTGAAAAAAAGACAAAAATATCTATTATTATTAATAATAATAAAATTATTTTGTAATTTCCTTCATGCTCAAACGAAGTCTTCCTTGACGATCTATTTCTAAAACTTTTACTTTAATTTCTTGATCTATATTTAAATAATCTGTCACTTTATTAACATGTTTATCGGCAATCTGTGAAATGTGAACCAAACCTTCTTTAGATATTCCAATAGAAACAAAAGCACCAAAATCAACAATCCTAGTAACTTTACCTTCATAAATTTTACCAACTTCTATATCTGTTGTTATTTCTTTAATACGTAAAATGGCATTTTGAGCTTTTTCTTCAATATTAGATGAAATTTTTATCATTCCATTATCTTCAATCTCAATTATAGTACCAGTTTCCTCTGTTAGCATCCTTATTACGGAACCTCCTTTACCTATTATGTCTTTAATTTTTTCAGGACTAATCTGAATAGTATAAATTCTAGGAGCAAATTTTGATAAATTAAGACGAGGAATACTTAAGGCTTTATCCATAACATCTAGAATATGCAATCTTGCTCCTTTTGCTTGATTTAAAGAAGTTTTAATAATTCTTTCATCTACAAATTCTGTTTTTATATCCATCTGGAGAGCAGTGATTCCTGATCTATTTCCTGCAACTTTTAAATCCATATCTCCTATGTTATCTTCATAACCTAAAATATCTGATAAAATCACATAATTATCACCTTCTTTAATTAAACCCATAGCTATACCTGCTACAGAAGATTTTATAGGCACTCCAGCGTCCATTAAAGCTAAAGAGGCACCACATACTGAAGCCATAGAAGATGATCCATTAGATTCAGTAATTTCTGAAACTATACGTACTGTGTAAGGAAAGTCTTTAATATTAGGCATAACAGCTAAAATACTCTTTTTGGCTAAACGACCATGTCCTATTTCTCTTCTTTTAGGAGATCCTACTAATCCTATTTCTCCTGTAGAGTAAGGAGGAAAATTATAATGAAATAGAAAATTATCTACTCTATCACCTAATATTTCATCGATATTTTGAGCATCTCTGGATGTACCTAAAGTTACAGATACTAAAGATTGAGTATCACCTCTTGTAAATAAAGAAGAACCATGAGTACGTGGTAAAACTCCTGTTCTAATATCTAAAGCTCTTATCATATCTTTATCTCTACCATCTATTCGTAAATTATTATTTAATAATTTCATACGTACAATATTTTTTTGAATTAATTTAAATATTTCTTCAATATCTTCATTTATAAAATTTTTATTATTCTGTGTTAAGAACAAAAAAATATTTTTTTTAATTGAATCTAAAATATTAAATCTATTATTTATATTAATAACATCATAAGCTTTATTGATTTCAATTTCAGATATAGATTTTATAGTATTAAACAAATCAATATCATAAGAAATAGGTGACCATAAAAAAGATTTTCTTTCATAATTTTCTACTAAATCATTTATATTATTAATAACTATTTGTTGGTTTTTATGACCAAATAAGATGGCTTGCATTATTTTTTCTTCAGTTAATATATTAGCTTCAGCCTCTACCATTAATATACTATCTGATTTACTTGAAATAACTAAATCTAAATCACTATTTTTCATTTCATCAATAGTAGGATTTAAAATATAGTTATTATTAATATAACCTATTCTAGCAGCACCAATAGGGCCATTAAAAGGAATACCAGATAAAGATAAAGCAGCAGAAGCACCAATAATAGCAATTATATCTGGATTTATTTGAGGATTAACAGACACTACAGTTGCTATTATTTGAACTTCATGAGTAAATCCAAAAGAAAATAGAGGTCTTATAGGACGATCAATTAAACGAGATACTAAAATTTCATTTTCATTAGGTCTCCCTTCTCTTCTAAAAAAACCACCAGGTATGCGACCTGCTGCATAAGTTCTTTCTTGATAATTTACAGTAAGAGGGAAAAATTTTTTTTCAGTATTAGGTATTTTATCACAAACAACAGTTACAAATACAGAAGTATCACCCATGCTAGCCATAACAGCAGATGTAGCTTGACGACCCATAATACCTGTTTCTAAAGTAACAATATGATTTCCATATTTAAATTTATGAAAAATAGGTTTAAACAAAATAAAAATCCTTAATATAGAGATATATAAATATCATATGAAATAAAAAATAAAAAATTAATTATAAAATTTTTAAATAAAAAACAAAAATTTACAATCAAATATTCAATATAAGCTAGTCAAAAAGGGCAATTAATTGCCCTTTTTGACTAGCTTCAAAATATAAAACATCAAAAATTAATTTCTTGAAAATATATTAACGGCGTAATTTTAAGTCTTCAATTAAAATATTATAACGTGATATATTTTTATATTTTAAATAATTTAATAATTTTCTTCTTTTAGACACCATGTTCAACAAGCCTCTTTTGCTACAAAAATCTTTTGTATGTTTAGAGAAATGATGTTGTAAATAATTAATTTGTTCTGTAATTAATGCAATTTGAACTTCTGTTATACCACTATTATTTTTATTTTTTCCATACTTAAAAACTATTTTTTTCTTTAAATTTTTATCTAAAGACATGTAAACCTCATATACATTTATGTAAAATGATAATAAATAATTTAACACAAATATAAAAAAATTATATTTTTGATTAATTTTAAAATAAATAATTTAAATAGTAATATCTATTATACATTTTGGTATTAAAAAACCTTTAATATTATAAATAGCTATACCAAAAAAAATTTTTTTATTTCCTTCAGTTAAACGTACTAATCCTTGATTATGATTAGAAGAATAATTTATAATTTGACCATATTTTAACTTTAAAGATTGATTATAGGATAAATTAACTTCAGGCAAAAAAGAAACAATAGAATTAGATGGTAACAATAATTTAATAAGTTTTTTTCGCATATTATTAATATATATGCCTGTATTGTTTATTGGTTTTTTTAAAAAATCCAAGGATATAAGATTAGAAGATGAATACGAAGATACTTTTAAACGTCTTAGAGAAACAACATGAGCTCCGCACCCTAAGTATTCTCCTAAATCATGAATAATAGTACGTATGTACGTACCTTTAGAACAATGAATTTTAAAAAAAATAAAATTTTTATTTTTTTTTAAAAATAAAATTTTACTAATATTAACTTTTCTAAATTTACGAAAAACCGTTAAACCTTTACGAGCATATTTATACAATGGAATTCCATTACATTTGATAGCTGAATACATCGGAGGTAATTGACATATTTTTCCATTAAATTTATTTAGAGAATTTAAAAATTGATCATGAGTAAAATTAACCATTCTTTTACAAACTATTATTCCATCAGCATCATAAGTAGATGTAGAAACACCAAAACAAGCTTCTACTTCATAAACTTTATTAGAATTAAGTAAAAATTGAGATAATTTAGTAGCTTTACCTATGCAAATAGGTAACATACCAGTAGCTATAGGATCTAAAGAACCCGTATGACCTACTTTATTAAGAAAAAATATTGATTTAATTTTTTTTACAACATCATTAGATGTTATTCCTTTAGGTTTATCTAGTAGTAATATTCCTTGAATTTTTTTATATTCATAAGGAATCATAAAAATAACCTTTTTTATTAATTTATTTAATATGTTTTATTTAATATTCATAGTTTTATTAATAATATTAGATATATAAATTCCTTTAACTAAAGAGTCATCATAAACAAAACTTAATTTAGGAACAACACGTAAATTTAAATTTTTACGTAGTATTATACGAATATAATCAGATGCTTTAATTAAAATATTCATAGTTTTTCTAATCATATTTTTCTCATCATTATTATATAAAGTCACGAATATTTTAGCGGAAGATAAATCACGAGATAATTTTACATGTGATATGGTTATAAATACGCAATTTATGCGAGGATCTCTAATTTTTCTATATAAGATACTCATTATTTCTTTTTTAATTTCTTCAGAAATACGACTAGATCTAAAAAATAAATTATTCATGCAAAAAAATCTCTAATTTTATTTTAAATTAAATTTATTAAATAGTACTATTTACTTTTGTTAATTTTAATACTTCAATAATATCATCAGAACATACATCATTATAGTTTTTAATTCCAATTCCACATTCAACACCACTACGAATTTCATTTACATCTTCTTTAAAACGACGCAAAGATTCTAATTGTCCTTTATAAACACAAGTACCATTTCTTAATATACGTATAGAGCTATTACGTTTAACAAATCCTTCTGTTACAATACAACCGGCTATTAAACCAAATTTAGGAGATTTAAATACATTTCTAACTTTAGCTAAACCAATAATTTCATATTTATATTCTGGTGAAATCATGTTATTCATCATTAAATTAATTTCTTCAATAAGCTTATATATTATAGAATGATATATATAATTAATATTTTCTTTTTCTATAATACGTTTCAATGAATTATTTAGTTTAATGTTAAATCCTATAATTAATGAACTGGATGCAATAGCTAAAGAAACATCTGTTTCTGTAATATTACCAATACCAGAATGTATGATATTAATTTTTATTTTATCGTTTGATAAGCTACATAATGAACTACAGATTGATTCTAAAGATCCGTGTACATTCGATTTTAATATTATATTAAAATTTATTAATTTATTTTTATCTATACTTGAAAAAATATTTTCTGTTTTACTTTTTTCTCTACGTAATAATTTAACTTCTCTATTTTTTGCTTGTCTGTAATATGCAATATCTCGAGCTTGTTTTTCGCTATTTACTACATTAATAATATCCCCAGGAATAGGAATACCAGATAAACCTAATATAGTTACAGGAATAGATGGTTCTGCTGATTTTATTTCTTCTCCTAATTCATTAAATAAAGCTCTTATTTTTCCATATTCTAAACCACACAAAACTATATTACCTTTCTTTAATACTCCTTGACGTATTAATACAGTAGCTATAGGACCTCTACCTTTATCAAGAAAGGATTCAATTACAACACCCTTAGCAAGTCCAGAAAATGTAGTTTTAATATCCAAAATTTCAGATTGCAAAGAAATAGAATTTAATAAATCTTGTATACCAATATCTTTCTTAGCTGAAATATTTACAAAAATATTATCTCCTCCCCATTCTTCTGGAACAATATTATATTTTACTAATTCATTTTTAATCTTTAATATTTTTGTTAGCTCAGATTTATCTATTTTATTTATAGCAACAATAATAGGAACTTTAGCAAAATTTGCATGATTTATAGATTCTATAGTCTGAGGCATTACACCATCATCCGCAGCTATTACTAAAACAATAATATCTGTGATTTTAGCTCCTCTAGATCTTATAGAGGTAAATGCTTCATGCCCAGGAGTATCAATGAAAGTAATAATACTATTGTTATGTCTTACATAATACGCGCCAATATTTTGAGTAATACCTCCAGGTTCTTTAGAAGCTAGATCAGTAGAACGAATACGATCTAAAAGTGAAGTTTTTCCATGATCTACATGACCCATTATTGCAACAACAGGTGGTCTTGTTTTTTTTATATGAGTTATATTAGAATTTTCAATATCCTTAATTAACAAACTTTCTAATTTATTAGATTCATACAAAGTTACTTTATGACCCATTTCTTCTGCAACTAATTGAGCTGTTTCTTGATCTATTAACTGATTTATTGTAACAATGCTACCCATATTCATTAATAACTTAATAACTATAGAACTCTTTACAGCCATTTTATTTGATAAATCTGCAACTGTAATAGTTTCTCCTATAGTAATATTTCGGTTAATATTTTTTTTAGGTTTTTTAAAACTCTGATGTAAAATATTATTTTTAAAATTTTTAGTTTTATTTTTATTTAACATATTAAAACTATGATCTTTAAATTTTCTTTTTTTAAATCTAGCACTTTTATTATTAATTTTACGTATTTTATCTAATTTTGTATAACGATCATCTTTATTTAATTTAAAATTATTAGATAATTTAGAACTAAATTCCTTTTTATTATTTCTAATAACATTTTTTTTATTTTTAAATGTAGTTTTTGATTCTTTTTTTAACTTAACAGAAAAATTTTTATTATTATTTTTATTTGCAGAATAAACCTTAGATTTATATTGTATATCTTTTAAATTATTTTTATTAATTATTTCTTTCTGTTTATTATAAGAATTATTAACAGTATCTTTTGATGAAACTAAGTTTTTCAAATCAGTTGCGCTTTTATTATGGTTTTTTTTAATTATTTTATTTTTTATTGATAAATTTTGTGTATTAGAAGAACTTATAAGATTAATTTTATTTGTAATTTTATTATTTTTTTTATACAATAATTTAGAGTTTTTTAAATAAGTTTTATTTTTTCTAAACTCAATTTTTACAGATTTATTTTTGCCATTATTACTAGAAATATTTAAAAAACTTTTTACTTTGCGTTTTAAAGTCATATGCATAAGTGATTTACCACGTTGCTTACTTAAATGATCAAGTAAAACTTCTTTTTCATGCTCACTCACGTAATCATTTTTATTTTTTACAATTCCTGCATCAGAAAATTGTTTTAATAAAATATCTAATGAAATATTTATTTCAATTGCTAATAATTCTATAGATATATTTGTCATTCTATTTATCCTATTATTTTTTAGTATTAAACCAGCATATATTTCTTGCTTGCATAATTAATTCACCAGCTTTCTTATTATCTAGAAAAGGAATGTCAATTAAATCATCTATTGCTTGATCGGCTAAATTTTCTAAAGTTAAAATTCCTTTTTTGTTTAATTCTTTCAATAGTAATTTGTTAACATTTTTTAATGAAAGAATTAAAGAACTTGTTTTGCTATTTCTGATATTTTCTTCTTTAGCTAACTCTAATGTAACTAAAGCATTTCTAGCTTTATGACGTATCTCCTTAAGTAAACATTTATTAATAGTTTTTATTTCAAGTAATTCTTCAAAAGGAACATAGACTAATTCTTCTAAAGAAGAAAAACCTTCATGAAATAAAATTTCAGCTAAAGATTTATCTATACTTAAATATTTAACAAAAATATCAATTGAAGTATTTTGTTCTTCCTGATGTTTTATATTTAAATCATCTATAGTCATAACATTAAGATTCCAACCACTTAATTGTGAAGCTAATCTAACATTTTGTCCATTCCTACCAATAGCCTGTGCAAGATGATTAGATTCTACTGCTATATCCATAGAATGATTTTCTTCATCTACTATTATAGATGAAACATCAGCAGGCGCCATAGAATTAATTACAAATTGAGCAGGATTTTCATTCCATAAAACTATATCAATTTTTTCTCCACATAATTCACTAGAAATAGCCTGAACACGAGCTCCTCTCATTCCTACACAAGCTCCTATAGGATCTATTCTTTTATCATTTGTTTTTACAGCTATTTTCGCGCGAGATCCAGGATCTCTTGCAGCAGCTTTAATTTCAATTAACTCTTCTCCTATTTCAGGAACTTCAATTCTGAATAATTCTATTAACATTTCAGATTTAGATCTACTGATAAATAACTGTATATTTTTAGATTCATTATAAACCGAATATAAAATACCTTTTAATCTATCTCCTAATCTAAAGTTTTCTCTAGGAAGCATATCTTCGCGAATTAATAATGCCTCAGCATTGTTACCTAAATCAACAATAATACTATCTCTATTTATTTTTTTTACTAAACCTGTTATTATTTCACCGGAACGACTACTAAACTGTTCCATAATCATAGTTTTTTCAGCTTCACGAACTTTCTGTACAATAACTTGTTTTGCTGTTTGCGTAGTTATTCTATCAAAAACAACTGATTCAATTTGATCTTCAATATAGTCTTTCACCTGCAATAAATTATTTTCAAAACGTGCTGCTTCTAAAGTAATTTCTTTTGTAGGATGAACTACTTCAGAAACAACTAACCATCTACGAAAAGTATAAAAATCCCCACTTTTACGATTAATACAAACTCTAACATCAATTTCTTGTTCATGTTTTTTTTTTGTTGCTATAGCTAATGCACTTTCTAAAGCTTCAAAAATTTTTTCTCTAGGTAAAGATTTTTCATTAGAAACAGCCTCTACGACTGCCAAAATTTCTTTATTCATTTTATTAAACTCCAAAAAAACTTGTAAAGAAAACAAAATAAATATTTTAAAGTAGTAAAAATAAAAATTTTTTATAAAAAAAACAAAAATATATTAATTCATTAAATTTAATTATTAAATAATTAATATTTAAGATATAAGAATTTTTTTATAAAAATCTAAAATTAAATATTTATATTTAAAAAATAATATATAATTATTGTATAAAAAATAACAATTCATTTAAAAAATAATAAAAATTAAAAATTTATGTATATAATTTTTATTAAAATAAAGATTTCTTTTATAATAAAAAACCCCGAGTAAACGGGGTCAAATATAAAAATTAATAGATTTATAAAATCAAAAGTATATAAATTTTTAAACTTTAAAAATATATTAAGAGTTTAAAATCTAAAAATATTCAACAAAAATATTTTTAGATTTTATTGAAATAATTAAAGTAGTATAATGCCGAGGACGGGACTCGAACCCGCAAACTTAAAATCAAAGTACTACTACCTCAAAGTAGTGTGTATACCAATTTCACCACCTCGGCTTATTTTTAAAAATAATAAAATAAATAAACTGTTATTTATTAACATTATTTTTTAACAAATAAATATCATCGGTATCTCTGCTACTAAGATTACAAAGCAATAAGCTTATTATAAAAAAAATACAAGCAAAAAACATAGTTAATTTAGTAATAAAGTTATTATTATTAAAGTATAAAAAATTGTTTGTATTATTTTTATTTAATATATTGTTTGAGTTTTGTTGTATAATTATACATGTAATAAGAAATAAAGATACTAATAAAAAAATTAACAAAAAAAAATTATACATAAATGATCCTTATAAAATTTAATTAAATAAAAAACTTTACATATTTAATCTATCAATAAAATTAGATATCTTTTTTGATAATGTTTGCACTATATTAATAAATTTACTTTCAATTAAAATACGAAAAACAGGTTCTGTGCCAGATTTACGTATAATAATTCTGCCGTAATTTCCCAATAATTTTTTAGATTTATTTATAATATATTTATATTTTTTATGTTTTATAAACATGAAATATTTTTCATAAGAAAAATTTAATATAACCTGAGGGAACAAATTAATTTCACTAGATAAACTGTGTAAACTTAATTTATTTATTATCATTATAGAAATAATTTCTAGACTAGAAATTATTCCATCGCTGCAAAAAGATTTATCTAATAAAATTATATGACCAGAACTTTCTGCTCCTAAATTCCATTTATTTTTTTGTAATTTTTTTAAAATACAACGGTCCCCTACTTTAGAAATCTTAAAAGGTATACTTAATTTTTTCAAAGAAAAAATTAAGCCTTTATTACTCATATAAGTAATAACAACTCCTCCTTTCAAAATACCTATATTTTTAAAATATTTTGCAATTATGTATATGATTTTATCACCACAAACTATATTACCTAAATGATCAATCATGATCATTCTATCTCCATCTCCATCAAAAGCTAATCCAATATCTGCTTGTTCTGATATAACTTTTTTTTTAGAAAATATAAATTTGTAGAACCGCAAAATTTATTAATATTTTTCCCATTAGGAATATTAAATATATTAATAACTGTAGCTCCTAATTCATAAAATAATTTATTAGCAATATTATAAGTAGCTCCATTAGCATAATCTATAACTATTTTAAAGCGACAGGATTTAATTGTTTTTGTAAAATTTTTTTTACAAAAATTTATATAAATTCTAGATGCATTTGAAATAGTTGAAAAATAACTCATTGTTTGATGTGTAATATAATTTGAAGTATTTTCTAATTCTAGTTCAATTTCTCTTTCAATTATATCTGATAATTTACTACCATCTACAGAAAAAAATTTCACTCCATTAAATTCAAAAGTATTATGAGAAGCAGAAATCATAACTCCAAAACAAGATAATAACTTTGATAAATAAGATACAGCAGGAGTAGGAAGAATTCCAACAAAAATCACAGAAAAACCAGATGCAGATAAACCTGATGCAATACAAGACTCTAATATATAACTAGAAGAACGTGTATCAGTGCCAATTATAATATTTCTTGAATAATTTTTATTTAATAAAACTGTGCCTGCAGCTAATCCTAATTTTAAAATAAAATTTTTAGTAATAGGAATAGTACCTATTTTTCCACGAATTCCATCAGTACCAAAATATTTATGATTGATCATCAAAATTTAAATCCTTAAATAATTTTACAATTTTAATAATATCTATAGCATTTAGTGTTTCTTTAACATCATGAGTTCTAATAATATTAATACCTTTAAGAATAGCAATAATATTACAAGTAAGACTTCCTGCTAAAGATTCTGATACTTGTATATCCAATAATTTAGTTATCATGGATTTTCTTGACATACCTACCATTAAAGGTAAATTAAATGATTTAAATTTATGTATATTAGATAAAATTTGATAATTATTAATGATACTTTTACTAAAACCGAAACCAGGATCTAATATCAACCTATTTCTATTTATTCCTAATGTTTCACATAATAATATTTTTTTAGAAAAAAAATTATATACTTCTTTTAAAACATTAGAATATTTATAATCATTAACTATTGTACTATTTGTTAATTTGCTATGTACAATACAACATAAAACTTCAGATTTAGATATCTCTTTTAAAGATTCATTTGTAGAAAAAGAGCGTACATCATTTATCATATGAGCTCCTTTAGCAATTGATTCTTTAATAACTACATATTTAGATGTATCAATAGATATAAAAATATCAAATCTAGAAGATATAGCTTCTAATACAGGAATGACACGATCTAACTCTTCTTGTTCGCTTATTTCTGTATAGTTTGGCCTTGTAGACTCTCCTCCAATATCTAAAATATTAATACCTAAAGAAATCATATGATAAGCACGATCAATCGAATTAGGTAAAGAATAATATTTTCCTCCGTCAAAAAAAGAATCAGGAGTAACATTAAGAATTCCCATGACATTTATATTAGATAGATCTAATGAAATATTTTTAACTTTTATTTTCATTCAACTCTCTTTAAAAAATTAAAAGATCTTTTAAAAATATGTAAAATTAAATAAAGTAACTATTATTAAAATGGTATTTTAAAATATTAAGTCATTGCCTACTGGTAAAAAAATTTAACAGTAGACTTAAAACAAAATATATTTTGATTTTTAATAAAATTAAAAAAATTTAAAAAAAATCAATTCATGATAAATAAAATTTTATATCTAAATTAGTTATTTATACCCTTAATAAAGAAAATTATTTTTATCGCAAACTTTATTTAAAGAATTTTTATTATGAGAATCATCAGTATTTAATTTAATACTAGTGGTTTTATCATTCCAATTTTTAGGAGGTTTCACATCTCTTCTATTCATTAAATCATCAATCTGCGAAGAATCAATTGTTTCATATTTAATTAAAGCATCTTTCATTGAATGCAAAATATCTATATTTTTATTCAAAATTGAACGAGCTCTTTTATAATTATTTTCTATTAATAATTTTACTTCTTCATCAATTATATGAGCTGTTTCATCAGACATATGTTTAGCTTTTGCAACTGATCTACCTAGAAAAACTTCACCTTCTTCTTCTGCATAAAGTAAAGGACCCAATTTATCTGAAAAACCCCATTGAGTAATCATATTACGAGCTAAATTAGTAGCAACTTTAATATCATTAAAAGCTCCGGTAGAAACATTATTCTTTCCATAAATTATTTCTTCAGCTAAACGACCTCCATATAAAGTAGATATTCTACTTTCTAATTTTTTACGACTAATGCTTATCATATCTTTTTCTGGTAAAAAACAAGTAATACCTAAAGCTTGTCCTCTTGGAATAATAGTAACTTTATGAACAGGATCGTGTTCTGGTACTAAATAGCCAATAATTACATGCCCTGATTCATGATAAGCTGTAGATTCTTTTTGTAAGTCAGTCATAATAATAGATTTTCTTTCAGTACCCATGATAATTTTATCTTTAGCTTTTTCAAATTCTGACATAGAAACAAACAAGTTGTTATTTCTAGCAGCAAATAATGCAGCTTCATTAACTAAATTAGCTAAATCTGCACCAGAAAATCCAGGAGTACCTCTAGCAATTATCATAGATTCTACATCAGAAGATAAAGGCACTTTTTTCATATGTATTTTTAATATTTGATTTCTACCACGTACATCAGGTAAAGAAACAATTACTTGACGATCAAATCTTCCAGGACGTAATAAAGCTGGATCTAAAACATCAGGTCTATTAGTTGCTGCTATAACTATGACACCTTCGTTTCCTTCAAAACCATCCATTTCAACTAACATTTGATTTAAGGTCTGTTCTCTCTCGTCATGACCTCCTCCTAAACCAGCCCCTCTTTGTCTTCCTACAGCATCTATTTCATCAATAAAAATAATACAAGGAGATGATTTTCTAGCATGATCAAACATATCTCTAACTCTAGAAGCTCCTACTCCTACAAACATCTCAACAAAATCAGAACCAGAAATAGTAAAGAATGGAACTTTAGCTTCTC from Buchnera aphidicola (Neophyllaphis podocarpi) harbors:
- the pnp gene encoding polyribonucleotide nucleotidyltransferase, whose protein sequence is MFKPIFHKFKYGNHIVTLETGIMGRQATSAVMASMGDTSVFVTVVCDKIPNTEKKFFPLTVNYQERTYAAGRIPGGFFRREGRPNENEILVSRLIDRPIRPLFSFGFTHEVQIIATVVSVNPQINPDIIAIIGASAALSLSGIPFNGPIGAARIGYINNNYILNPTIDEMKNSDLDLVISSKSDSILMVEAEANILTEEKIMQAILFGHKNQQIVINNINDLVENYERKSFLWSPISYDIDLFNTIKSISEIEINKAYDVININNRFNILDSIKKNIFLFLTQNNKNFINEDIEEIFKLIQKNIVRMKLLNNNLRIDGRDKDMIRALDIRTGVLPRTHGSSLFTRGDTQSLVSVTLGTSRDAQNIDEILGDRVDNFLFHYNFPPYSTGEIGLVGSPKRREIGHGRLAKKSILAVMPNIKDFPYTVRIVSEITESNGSSSMASVCGASLALMDAGVPIKSSVAGIAMGLIKEGDNYVILSDILGYEDNIGDMDLKVAGNRSGITALQMDIKTEFVDERIIKTSLNQAKGARLHILDVMDKALSIPRLNLSKFAPRIYTIQISPEKIKDIIGKGGSVIRMLTEETGTIIEIEDNGMIKISSNIEEKAQNAILRIKEITTDIEVGKIYEGKVTRIVDFGAFVSIGISKEGLVHISQIADKHVNKVTDYLNIDQEIKVKVLEIDRQGRLRLSMKEITK
- the rpsO gene encoding 30S ribosomal protein S15, producing the protein MSLDKNLKKKIVFKYGKNKNNSGITEVQIALITEQINYLQHHFSKHTKDFCSKRGLLNMVSKRRKLLNYLKYKNISRYNILIEDLKLRR
- the truB gene encoding tRNA pseudouridine(55) synthase TruB yields the protein MIPYEYKKIQGILLLDKPKGITSNDVVKKIKSIFFLNKVGHTGSLDPIATGMLPICIGKATKLSQFLLNSNKVYEVEACFGVSTSTYDADGIIVCKRMVNFTHDQFLNSLNKFNGKICQLPPMYSAIKCNGIPLYKYARKGLTVFRKFRKVNISKILFLKKNKNFIFFKIHCSKGTYIRTIIHDLGEYLGCGAHVVSLRRLKVSSYSSSNLISLDFLKKPINNTGIYINNMRKKLIKLLLPSNSIVSFLPEVNLSYNQSLKLKYGQIINYSSNHNQGLVRLTEGNKKIFFGIAIYNIKGFLIPKCIIDITI
- the rbfA gene encoding 30S ribosome-binding factor RbfA; the encoded protein is MNNLFFRSSRISEEIKKEIMSILYRKIRDPRINCVFITISHVKLSRDLSSAKIFVTLYNNDEKNMIRKTMNILIKASDYIRIILRKNLNLRVVPKLSFVYDDSLVKGIYISNIINKTMNIK
- the infB gene encoding translation initiation factor IF-2, which produces MTNISIELLAIEINISLDILLKQFSDAGIVKNKNDYVSEHEKEVLLDHLSKQRGKSLMHMTLKRKVKSFLNISSNNGKNKSVKIEFRKNKTYLKNSKLLYKKNNKITNKINLISSSNTQNLSIKNKIIKKNHNKSATDLKNLVSSKDTVNNSYNKQKEIINKNNLKDIQYKSKVYSANKNNNKNFSVKLKKESKTTFKNKKNVIRNNKKEFSSKLSNNFKLNKDDRYTKLDKIRKINNKSARFKKRKFKDHSFNMLNKNKTKNFKNNILHQSFKKPKKNINRNITIGETITVADLSNKMAVKSSIVIKLLMNMGSIVTINQLIDQETAQLVAEEMGHKVTLYESNKLESLLIKDIENSNITHIKKTRPPVVAIMGHVDHGKTSLLDRIRSTDLASKEPGGITQNIGAYYVRHNNSIITFIDTPGHEAFTSIRSRGAKITDIIVLVIAADDGVMPQTIESINHANFAKVPIIVAINKIDKSELTKILKIKNELVKYNIVPEEWGGDNIFVNISAKKDIGIQDLLNSISLQSEILDIKTTFSGLAKGVVIESFLDKGRGPIATVLIRQGVLKKGNIVLCGLEYGKIRALFNELGEEIKSAEPSIPVTILGLSGIPIPGDIINVVNSEKQARDIAYYRQAKNREVKLLRREKSKTENIFSSIDKNKLINFNIILKSNVHGSLESICSSLCSLSNDKIKINIIHSGIGNITETDVSLAIASSSLIIGFNIKLNNSLKRIIEKENINYIYHSIIYKLIEEINLMMNNMISPEYKYEIIGLAKVRNVFKSPKFGLIAGCIVTEGFVKRNSSIRILRNGTCVYKGQLESLRRFKEDVNEIRSGVECGIGIKNYNDVCSDDIIEVLKLTKVNSTI
- the nusA gene encoding transcription termination factor NusA, with product MNKEILAVVEAVSNEKSLPREKIFEALESALAIATKKKHEQEIDVRVCINRKSGDFYTFRRWLVVSEVVHPTKEITLEAARFENNLLQVKDYIEDQIESVVFDRITTQTAKQVIVQKVREAEKTMIMEQFSSRSGEIITGLVKKINRDSIIVDLGNNAEALLIREDMLPRENFRLGDRLKGILYSVYNESKNIQLFISRSKSEMLIELFRIEVPEIGEELIEIKAAARDPGSRAKIAVKTNDKRIDPIGACVGMRGARVQAISSELCGEKIDIVLWNENPAQFVINSMAPADVSSIIVDEENHSMDIAVESNHLAQAIGRNGQNVRLASQLSGWNLNVMTIDDLNIKHQEEQNTSIDIFVKYLSIDKSLAEILFHEGFSSLEELVYVPFEELLEIKTINKCLLKEIRHKARNALVTLELAKEENIRNSKTSSLILSLKNVNKLLLKELNKKGILTLENLADQAIDDLIDIPFLDNKKAGELIMQARNICWFNTKK
- the secG gene encoding preprotein translocase subunit SecG, with amino-acid sequence MYNFFLLIFLLVSLFLITCIIIQQNSNNILNKNNTNNFLYFNNNNFITKLTMFFACIFFIISLLLCNLSSRDTDDIYLLKNNVNK